The DNA segment CCATAAAATAGGATGAGTAATAAGGTGAGTAAAAATGGTTTTGCGATTGGATAAAAAACGGAAAATACCCAAAAAGACTGAACAAATCCAAGTCCCAACGTAAACCCTATTGCAGTGATTGTGAGAATTGGTTCCTTCAGTTTGGTTGTTTCTAAAGTTTGAAATTCTCTTAAGAGAAATAAAAGGAAAACACCGAGTTGGAAAACAATTGGAAAAAACGGCTTAGCATCTACTAAGTTTTTATCTGCCCATCCAACGAAGATTAGATGATTTGCTGCTAGTAAAAGAAGTGGAATTACTTTCCAGTTTGTATCTTTTCTTACCCAAAAGAATAAGACATTCCAAAGTAACAAATAGGTAAATAAAAACGGGTAGGAGTTTTGTCCTGTGGACAAAAGTAAGGGAACTAAAAATGCACCAAGAGAGGCAAATCCAAATAACACTTCACTTTTTTGTGAATGAGCGATTGCGACTGTTATTAAGCTAAGGATTAACAAACCAACAAAACAGGTTTCAGTTGAATACAAATCGTACCACAAATACCCTGAATAGTAGGCAGAAAACAAAACCGCAATTCCAAGACCCATAAGACTAGGTGAAAGGTAAGGCCTTGAATTTCGAACTCTGAATCCATAAATTAATACTGGGATGGCCAATAAAAGTCCAATCCAAATCCGCACCGATTCGTTGATCCAATATTCTTCTATGGCTAAATAGAAAAACCAGATGGATGCCAGTAATAAAGAAAACACTCCTAGTTTTACAAATAGGTTTTCTCCAATCCATTGGACAAACCAGTTTGGGCCTTCGTTTAATGGAATCTCTGTTTGGTGGTCTACTGTAGGAATTGGATCCGAGATACTGCGGGGAGATTCCTTAGGAGTTTGGGTTTGGGAGAGGGATAAAACTCTTTCTTTTAAAAAAGAAAGTTCCCTCTCCATCGATTGAATCCTAGTCAGGATTTCTTTGGTTTCTTTTTCTTCCACGGAGGAAATGGTTCATATTCGCAGAAAGAGGGGAACTACTTTTTATTCTGGATCATTCCACATTCCATTTTCACGAATGAGGTCAATGAGTAGGTCTGCGGCTTCCGTTTCGGAGACTCCTTTTTTTACAATTTCTTTCCCTTTGTAGAGATGAACCTTACCGATCCCAGCACCAACATAGCCAAAGTCGGCATCGGCCATTTCTCCTGGACCATTGACAATACAACCCATCACAGCTATTTTTACACCTTTCAGATGTCCTGTTTTTTGTTTGATCATTGCTGTTGTGGACTGTAAATCAAACATCGTTCGTCCGCAAGATGGGCAAGAGATATATTCTGTTTTGGTGAGCC comes from the Leptospira bourretii genome and includes:
- a CDS encoding DUF2339 domain-containing protein, whose amino-acid sequence is MEEKETKEILTRIQSMERELSFLKERVLSLSQTQTPKESPRSISDPIPTVDHQTEIPLNEGPNWFVQWIGENLFVKLGVFSLLLASIWFFYLAIEEYWINESVRIWIGLLLAIPVLIYGFRVRNSRPYLSPSLMGLGIAVLFSAYYSGYLWYDLYSTETCFVGLLILSLITVAIAHSQKSEVLFGFASLGAFLVPLLLSTGQNSYPFLFTYLLLWNVLFFWVRKDTNWKVIPLLLLAANHLIFVGWADKNLVDAKPFFPIVFQLGVFLLFLLREFQTLETTKLKEPILTITAIGFTLGLGFVQSFWVFSVFYPIAKPFLLTLLLILFYGLYERSIRRTVLSLDKKKLYDVIGLFGLPFIVSLIVIGTSGKLLAFSLISFAFLVTITSTYSKQLYMYWAAFPVWFFALFYIFAFTYRSQNEIPFLNGRFLVFATGSIYLVLSYLYSRKFSEFSKLFLYAAYPYWLLGTFVEIYLGFPEEKKLFLYTLSLIVYGLIALSTGFLKKIQSLKYVGFGSLSLVIIKFYLYDFWNLSLGYRILAGLFLGVTLIVTGTLYNHFKKETK